The following proteins are co-located in the Bacillota bacterium genome:
- a CDS encoding phosphoglucosamine mutase, giving the protein MSKLFGTDGVRGEANSQLTPELAFSLGRAAAWNLAREQGGEIIIGRDTRLSGTMLEAALASGIASVGVDVRLAGVVTTPALAWLTKTSNAVAGAMISASHNPMADNGIKFVNTWGLKLEDAQEEEIESIIREGMDALPRPVGPNVGRIAHDQSLAEGYIEYLGSTICKPLNGLKVVLDCANGAGSFIAPRVLESAGATVQVIYANPDGSNINAGCGSTHPEAVAKAVRAQRADLGLALDGDADRLIAVDHTGSEVDGDKIMLICARHLKEQGLLKDNTLVVTVMSNMGLQLAARDLGIKTVATKVGDRYVLEAMLKGEYSLGGEQSGHVIFRRYATTGDGILTGLQLMEIMSQTGSSLADLSKVMERLPQVLVNVRVASKDGWESNQRINEAIAGAEVQLGDRGRVLVRPSGTEPLIRVMLEGPEQEQLAVLAQGIADVIKAEQG; this is encoded by the coding sequence ATGAGTAAATTGTTTGGCACCGATGGCGTGCGTGGCGAGGCCAATTCCCAATTGACGCCAGAATTGGCATTTTCCCTTGGCCGGGCAGCGGCCTGGAACCTGGCCCGGGAACAGGGTGGCGAAATTATTATTGGACGTGATACCCGGCTTTCGGGAACGATGCTGGAAGCGGCTTTGGCCAGCGGCATTGCCTCTGTTGGTGTCGATGTGCGTTTGGCCGGCGTGGTGACAACCCCTGCTCTGGCCTGGCTTACCAAGACCAGCAATGCTGTGGCCGGTGCAATGATTTCCGCATCACACAATCCCATGGCCGATAATGGCATAAAGTTTGTAAATACCTGGGGGTTGAAATTAGAGGATGCCCAGGAAGAAGAGATTGAAAGTATCATCAGGGAGGGTATGGATGCCCTGCCGCGGCCGGTGGGTCCCAATGTCGGGCGAATTGCCCATGATCAGTCTCTGGCTGAGGGCTACATAGAGTATCTGGGGAGCACCATCTGCAAGCCGCTTAACGGGCTCAAGGTGGTTCTGGATTGCGCCAACGGCGCCGGTAGTTTTATCGCCCCCCGGGTTCTGGAGAGCGCCGGCGCAACTGTGCAGGTTATCTATGCCAATCCTGATGGCAGCAATATCAACGCCGGTTGCGGCTCGACCCATCCGGAGGCAGTGGCCAAGGCAGTGCGGGCACAACGCGCCGATCTGGGGCTAGCTCTTGACGGGGACGCCGACCGCCTGATTGCCGTGGATCATACCGGTAGCGAGGTGGACGGCGACAAAATCATGTTAATCTGCGCCCGGCATTTAAAGGAACAAGGTTTGCTCAAAGACAATACTCTGGTAGTGACGGTTATGAGCAATATGGGCTTGCAACTTGCGGCTCGGGACTTGGGTATCAAGACCGTAGCCACCAAGGTCGGGGATCGGTATGTACTGGAGGCAATGCTCAAAGGCGAGTACAGTCTGGGCGGCGAACAGTCAGGGCATGTGATTTTCCGCCGCTACGCCACCACCGGTGACGGTATTCTCACAGGATTGCAGCTGATGGAGATAATGTCCCAAACCGGTAGTTCCTTGGCGGATCTGTCAAAGGTTATGGAACGATTGCCCCAGGTTCTGGTGAATGTGCGGGTTGCCAGCAAAGATGGCTGGGAAAGCAATCAGCGCATTAACGAGGCGATTGCTGGCGCCGAGGTCCAGTTAGGCGACCGGGGCAGGGTTCTGGTGCGGCCTTCCGGAACCGAACCCCTGATCAGAGTGATGTTAGAGGGACCGGAGCAGGAACAACTGGCTGTGCTTGCCCAGGGTATCGCAGACGTAATTAAAGCCGAGCAGGGCTAA